A window of the Lactuca sativa cultivar Salinas chromosome 7, Lsat_Salinas_v11, whole genome shotgun sequence genome harbors these coding sequences:
- the LOC111884531 gene encoding uncharacterized protein LOC111884531, producing the protein MMDGKEQEGAQRFYNKYSSLSNNITLKLHLLLPMVILLSFLLTFTSYNSYHYPMSAFLLPLFTHTFEKKYLFILCTTILTFITKKNLHSGLKENLHHEKLLYSLDEINVAAVVEGDLQECEYGRLDDQESKEEHEENTENSEKDSEVATEDEADGEVFMEEGILGGPSRVEEHAAMNMDTEELNKKIEEFIRKMREELRVEAEQHLINV; encoded by the coding sequence ATGATGGATGGAAAAGAACAAGAAGGTGCTCAAAGATTCTACAATAAGTATAGCAGTCTCTCCAACAACATCACGTTAAAGTTACACCTTCTCCTTCCAATGGTGATCCTCTTGTCATTCCTCCTCACATTCACCTCTTACAACAGCTATCACTACCCCATGTCTGCATTTCTATTGCCATTATTCACCCACACCTTTGAGAAGAAGTATTTGTTCATCCTTTGCACTACTATTCTCACTTTCATCACCAAGAAAAATCTGCACTCGGGTCTGAAGGAAAACTTACACCATGAAAAGCTACTTTACTCGCTAGATGAAATAAATGTTGCAGCAGTTGTTGAAGGAGACCTCCAAGAATGTGAATACGGTAGATTAGATGATCAAGAATCGAAGGAAGAACATGAGGAAAATACAGAAAACAGTGAGAAGGATAGTGAGGTTGCAACGGAAGATGAAGCTGATGGAGAGGTTTTTATGGAAGAAGGGATTTTAGGTGGTCCTTCACGCGTTGAAGAACATGCAGCGATGAATATGGATACAGAAGAGTTGAATAAGAAGATAGAGGAGTTTATTCGGAAGATGAGAGAGGAACTAAGGGTTGAAGCTGAACAACATTTGATCAATGTGTAA